The genomic segment GTCCCTGCGGTGACGTACAGCCCTGCCTCAACAACACAGTCGTTTCCTAGGGAGATGCCCAGACCAGCGTTCGCACCAAGAAGGCAGCGTTCCCCAATAGAGATAACCTGCTTTCCACCGCCCGATAGGGTGCCCATGATGGACGCACCACCGCCAATATCGGAACCTTCGCCCACCACGACGCCGCCGGAAATACGGCCCTCCACCATGGAATGGCCCAGGGTGCCAGCGTTGAAGTTCACAAAACCCTCATGCATCACGGTTGTGCCTTCGGCAAGGTGGGCGCCCAGACGCACGCGGTCCGCATCACCAATGCGGACACCTGACGGCACTACATAGTCCACCATGCGTGGGAATTTGTCGATCGAATAGACAGTCACTGGTCCGCGCCTGGACAGCCGTGCCCTCGTGTGCTCGAAGTTCTGCACAGGGCAGGGGCCGAAGTTCGTCCATACCACGTTGGCGAGCAGCCCGAATACCCCATCCAGGTTCAACCCATGTGGCTGAACCGCACGGTGGGAGAGGAGGTGAAGCCGCAGGTAAGCATCGTGGGCGTCAATCGGGGCGTCGTCAAGTGAGGAAATCTCGGTGCGGATTGACTTTCGGGTGGTGCCGCGGTCCTCGTCTTCGCCGATGAGGGCGATAAGTTCGCCAGGAGTGTCATAGAGCGTGAGGTGGGTGGTGCCGGCGGTGGCATTATCAACAAATCTGAAGGAGGGGAACCAGCAATCTAGGACGGTTCCGTTCGCGTCATAAGTGGCCAGGCCAGTGGCAA from the Corynebacterium durum genome contains:
- the dapD gene encoding 2,3,4,5-tetrahydropyridine-2,6-dicarboxylate N-succinyltransferase — encoded protein: MTAVLATGLATYDANGTVLDCWFPSFRFVDNATAGTTHLTLYDTPGELIALIGEDEDRGTTRKSIRTEISSLDDAPIDAHDAYLRLHLLSHRAVQPHGLNLDGVFGLLANVVWTNFGPCPVQNFEHTRARLSRRGPVTVYSIDKFPRMVDYVVPSGVRIGDADRVRLGAHLAEGTTVMHEGFVNFNAGTLGHSMVEGRISGGVVVGEGSDIGGGASIMGTLSGGGKQVISIGERCLLGANAGLGISLGNDCVVEAGLYVTAGTKVTAVGSVAAALGVDDGAAVKALDLSGASNVLFRRNSLTGTVEAVPWKSEAVELNADLHAN